Proteins encoded within one genomic window of Haladaptatus sp. QDMS2:
- a CDS encoding peptidylprolyl isomerase, with translation MSEEPQAEEAEQPDDVEEEVEETEAEAEEGGLQDGDFVKLAYTARTVEGGQLVDTTDEEIAEEEGVADQGEFEPRVIVLGAGHIFSAVEEAIIGGEVGDSGTVTVPAEEAFGEYDESEVRTVAASKIPEDDRYPGGHVDIDGQHGHVETIIGGRARVDFNHPLAGEDIEYEYEVLGVVEDREEQAKGLLGMYLDADLELWIQTDEVEEEVVVESDDDDEDAEPETEMETVEKETLYIESTPQLAFNQQWMFQKQQIAQQIMDRLDLDRVIIQETIDGSGGMMGGMGGMMGGMGGTGGAGGADLEELVEDADIDAEELVEDLDEE, from the coding sequence ATGAGTGAAGAACCTCAGGCCGAGGAGGCCGAGCAACCGGACGACGTCGAAGAAGAAGTCGAAGAGACGGAGGCTGAGGCTGAGGAAGGCGGGCTCCAGGACGGAGATTTCGTCAAACTCGCCTACACCGCACGCACCGTCGAAGGCGGCCAGCTCGTCGACACGACGGACGAAGAAATCGCAGAGGAAGAGGGCGTCGCAGACCAGGGCGAGTTCGAGCCCCGCGTCATCGTCCTCGGTGCCGGCCACATCTTCTCCGCAGTCGAAGAGGCAATCATCGGCGGCGAAGTCGGTGACTCCGGCACAGTGACCGTGCCTGCCGAAGAAGCGTTCGGCGAGTACGACGAGTCCGAAGTCCGCACCGTCGCCGCCTCGAAGATTCCAGAAGACGACCGCTACCCAGGCGGCCACGTCGACATCGACGGCCAGCACGGTCACGTCGAGACCATCATCGGCGGCCGCGCCCGTGTCGACTTCAACCACCCGCTTGCCGGTGAGGACATCGAGTACGAGTACGAAGTGCTCGGCGTCGTCGAAGACCGCGAGGAACAGGCGAAAGGGCTGCTCGGGATGTACCTGGACGCGGACCTCGAACTCTGGATCCAGACCGACGAGGTCGAAGAGGAAGTCGTCGTCGAATCCGACGACGATGACGAGGACGCAGAGCCGGAGACGGAGATGGAGACCGTCGAGAAGGAGACGCTCTACATCGAGTCTACGCCACAGCTCGCGTTCAACCAGCAGTGGATGTTCCAGAAACAGCAGATTGCCCAGCAGATTATGGACCGCCTCGACTTAGACCGCGTCATCATCCAGGAGACCATCGACGGCTCCGGCGGCATGATGGGCGGCATGGGCGGTATGATGGGCGGCATGGGTGGCACTGGCGGTGCAGGCGGCGCTGACTTAGAAGAACTCGTCGAAGACGCAGACATCGACGCCGAAGAACTCGTCGAAGACTTAGACGAAGAGTAA
- a CDS encoding transcriptional regulator — protein MSKRLPTGIDVLDRKLGGGIPAGSVVALTASPASQAELFLYELTAGRRTLYLTLDRTEQAVSDSIKNTTARTGKPTVRYVSGDAPLDRAGQMIKSLPEESNLIIDPVNILEEQEAPRYRNFLNELQNHIYNTGSLAVLHALEGRNVPELRDTTEHMVDVIFQLETKVQGDQIVNRLAIPKFRGGAALPETVKLQLSERVAIDTSRDIA, from the coding sequence ATGTCGAAGCGGCTGCCAACCGGAATCGACGTACTTGACCGGAAGCTTGGCGGCGGGATTCCGGCAGGGAGCGTCGTCGCCCTGACCGCGAGCCCAGCGAGTCAGGCGGAGCTCTTCCTCTACGAGCTCACCGCTGGCAGACGAACGCTCTATCTCACGCTCGACCGGACGGAGCAGGCGGTCTCAGACAGCATCAAGAACACGACGGCACGCACCGGGAAACCGACGGTACGATACGTTTCCGGCGACGCGCCGCTCGACCGGGCTGGACAGATGATAAAGAGCCTGCCAGAGGAGTCGAACCTCATCATCGACCCGGTCAACATCCTCGAAGAGCAGGAGGCCCCCCGCTATCGGAACTTCCTGAACGAGTTGCAAAATCACATCTACAACACCGGAAGCCTCGCCGTCCTTCACGCACTGGAAGGCAGAAACGTCCCCGAACTTCGGGACACCACCGAACACATGGTGGACGTCATCTTCCAACTGGAGACGAAGGTGCAGGGCGACCAAATCGTGAACCGACTCGCCATTCCGAAGTTCCGCGGTGGCGCGGCACTGCCGGAGACGGTGAAGCTCCAGCTTTCAGAGCGCGTCGCCATCGACACCAGCCGGGACATCGCCTGA
- a CDS encoding ParA family protein, with protein MLAVAGGKGSCGKTTTTLGLARALARHGHDVVAVDTDTAMPNLHAVADVDREPGLPALERGATLQAASHPLPEDPASPNRTRRQTGRGAQPQQGALAPAGRGMHASRLSGGCGERGGYAASPRKRSSFRRAIRRVSVTPPKPPPWPERSTRPPLA; from the coding sequence ATGCTCGCCGTCGCGGGAGGCAAAGGAAGCTGTGGAAAGACGACGACGACGCTCGGACTGGCTCGCGCACTCGCTCGCCACGGCCACGACGTCGTCGCGGTGGATACTGACACCGCCATGCCGAACCTCCACGCCGTCGCCGACGTAGACCGGGAACCCGGCCTGCCAGCGCTCGAAAGAGGTGCGACCCTCCAGGCGGCGAGTCATCCACTGCCCGAGGACCCCGCGTCTCCGAATCGTACCCGCCGGCAAACCGGGCGCGGCGCACAGCCTCAACAGGGCGCTCTCGCGCCTGCCGGACGCGGGATGCACGCTTCTCGACTGTCCGGCGGGTGCGGGGAACGCGGCGGCTACGCCGCTTCGCCACGCAAACGCTCCTCGTTTCGACGTGCAATCCGGCGAGTCTCCGTGACGCCGCCAAAACCGCCGCCATGGCCCGAGCGCTCGACGCGCCCCCCATTGGCGTAG
- the pyrB gene encoding aspartate carbamoyltransferase produces the protein MWKDQLVSAKQLSRADIEAVLDHAAAIDDDPAAFADRHTDKLLALLFYEPSTRTRLSFETAMKRLGGDVIDMGSVEASSVKKGETLADTVRVIEGYADAIVLRHPSQGAATMAAEFVDVPLINAGDGAGQHPTQTLLDLYTIRKNVGFDDLTVGIMGDLKYGRTVHSLAHALTQVDASQHFISPESLKLPRRVRYDLHEAGANVKEHTDLAEILPSLDVLYVTRIQRERFPDESEYRAVAGQYQIDAELLEAAKDDCIVMHPLPRVDEIAPDVDETDFANYFEQAHNGIPVRMALLDMMLDHE, from the coding sequence ATGTGGAAGGACCAGCTCGTCAGCGCGAAACAGCTGTCGCGGGCGGACATTGAGGCCGTTCTCGACCACGCGGCTGCAATCGACGACGACCCCGCAGCGTTCGCCGACCGACACACCGACAAACTCCTCGCACTGCTTTTCTACGAACCCAGTACCCGGACCCGCCTCAGCTTCGAGACGGCGATGAAGCGCCTCGGCGGCGACGTCATCGACATGGGTTCGGTCGAAGCGTCGAGCGTAAAGAAGGGTGAAACCCTCGCGGACACGGTGCGCGTCATCGAGGGCTACGCCGACGCAATCGTGCTCCGCCACCCAAGCCAGGGGGCGGCGACGATGGCCGCGGAGTTCGTAGACGTTCCGCTCATCAACGCGGGCGATGGGGCCGGCCAGCACCCGACCCAGACGCTCCTCGACCTCTACACCATCCGCAAGAACGTCGGGTTCGACGACCTGACCGTGGGCATCATGGGCGACCTGAAGTACGGGCGGACGGTCCACTCGCTTGCCCACGCGCTCACGCAGGTGGACGCGAGCCAGCACTTCATCAGCCCCGAGAGCCTGAAACTCCCTCGCCGGGTGCGCTACGACCTCCACGAGGCGGGCGCGAACGTCAAGGAACACACCGACCTCGCAGAGATTTTACCGAGCCTCGACGTGCTCTACGTGACGCGCATTCAGCGCGAGCGGTTCCCCGACGAGAGCGAGTACCGGGCGGTCGCCGGGCAGTACCAAATCGACGCGGAACTCCTCGAAGCGGCCAAGGACGACTGCATCGTCATGCACCCGCTGCCTCGCGTGGACGAAATCGCCCCGGACGTAGACGAGACCGACTTTGCGAACTACTTCGAGCAGGCCCACAACGGCATCCCCGTTCGCATGGCGCTGCTCGACATGATGTTAGACCATGAGTGA
- the pyrI gene encoding aspartate carbamoyltransferase regulatory subunit — protein sequence MSEHELRVSKIKSGTVIDHIPGGQALNVLAILGIDGSTGEAVSVGMNVPSDRLGRKDIVKVESRELSQEEVDVISLIAPMASINIIRDYEVERKHRVERPGSVEGVLECPNPSCITNEREPVKTRFTVLDDAVRCNYCETIVRDNIASHIASE from the coding sequence ATGAGTGAACACGAACTTCGCGTCAGCAAAATCAAAAGCGGCACCGTCATCGACCACATCCCCGGTGGACAGGCGCTCAACGTGCTCGCCATCCTCGGCATCGACGGCTCGACGGGCGAGGCCGTGAGCGTCGGGATGAACGTTCCGTCAGACCGCCTCGGCCGCAAGGACATCGTGAAGGTCGAGAGTCGGGAACTCAGTCAGGAAGAAGTGGACGTCATCTCGCTCATCGCACCGATGGCGAGCATCAACATCATCCGCGACTACGAGGTCGAACGCAAACACCGCGTCGAGCGACCGGGGTCCGTCGAGGGCGTCCTCGAATGCCCGAACCCATCGTGTATCACCAACGAGCGCGAACCCGTCAAGACCCGGTTTACCGTCCTCGACGACGCAGTTCGCTGTAATTACTGCGAAACCATCGTGCGGGACAATATCGCGTCCCACATCGCGAGCGAGTAA
- a CDS encoding NUDIX hydrolase gives MSRVDDLWFLSSNANQRAAQAYHRLTDAYDGYIEHARTRTVSRDRFRTLATRIARCGAPYGAHTIVYQPCGKLLLCRHEGVDLWVLPGGEIDPGESFLEAARRELAEEAGVEATYDGIALVTKITVRCGGYETWGVLPVFAARAETTNPEVCDPDDEISDVKWFDAIPTDTRDREELVSWRERSLSV, from the coding sequence ATGAGTCGCGTCGACGACCTCTGGTTTCTCTCGTCGAACGCAAACCAGCGAGCGGCACAGGCCTATCACCGCCTGACCGACGCGTACGACGGGTACATCGAGCACGCTCGCACCCGGACTGTGTCCCGCGACCGATTTCGAACGCTCGCGACGCGCATCGCCCGGTGTGGCGCCCCGTACGGCGCACACACCATCGTGTACCAACCCTGTGGGAAGCTCCTGCTCTGTCGCCACGAGGGCGTCGACCTGTGGGTGCTCCCGGGCGGCGAAATCGACCCCGGCGAATCGTTTCTCGAAGCCGCACGACGCGAACTCGCAGAAGAAGCGGGCGTCGAAGCGACCTACGACGGGATTGCACTCGTCACGAAAATCACGGTGCGCTGTGGAGGCTACGAGACGTGGGGCGTCCTCCCGGTGTTCGCAGCGCGGGCGGAGACGACGAACCCCGAGGTGTGTGACCCAGACGACGAAATCTCGGATGTGAAGTGGTTCGACGCGATTCCAACCGATACCCGCGACCGGGAGGAGTTAGTCTCCTGGCGCGAGCGTTCACTGTCCGTGTGA
- a CDS encoding DUF1918 domain-containing protein, whose translation MSFDEGDQVILHDKHSEFDGQSGTISQVVENMFGGATYTVMFDEGQEQGIAEDSLEALEE comes from the coding sequence ATGAGTTTCGACGAAGGTGACCAAGTCATCCTGCACGACAAGCACAGCGAATTCGACGGCCAGTCCGGCACCATCAGCCAGGTCGTAGAGAACATGTTCGGTGGCGCGACGTACACCGTGATGTTCGACGAGGGGCAGGAACAGGGAATCGCAGAGGATTCCCTCGAAGCACTCGAAGAGTAA
- a CDS encoding RNA-binding protein, with protein MSKVPFHYIDLRTFCYATEDEKRVTDALQSFLPAEFELERMETKGHHGDRIVILSARVENADDVRVVLDRLATLENLDQVRVEIDQRVDDNCSFFIHLDKQAAFKGVTKLGEGISLRGKVEAYPAKKEKAVEIIREAI; from the coding sequence ATGTCGAAGGTTCCGTTTCACTACATCGACCTCCGGACGTTTTGCTACGCGACGGAGGACGAAAAGCGCGTGACAGATGCCCTCCAATCGTTTCTCCCCGCGGAGTTCGAACTCGAACGAATGGAGACGAAGGGCCACCACGGCGACCGAATCGTCATCCTCTCGGCTCGCGTCGAGAACGCAGACGACGTTCGCGTCGTCTTAGACCGGCTTGCCACGCTCGAAAACTTAGACCAGGTTCGCGTTGAAATCGACCAACGCGTAGACGACAACTGCTCGTTTTTCATCCATCTCGACAAGCAGGCGGCGTTCAAGGGCGTCACCAAACTTGGCGAGGGCATCTCGCTTCGTGGAAAGGTCGAAGCCTACCCGGCGAAAAAGGAGAAAGCAGTCGAAATCATCCGCGAAGCAATCTAA
- a CDS encoding RNase P subunit p30 family protein, protein MYEAVHAHPDGDSTVARFATTAATYGYDGIVVRNHGDADVTFDAPALSEATGIDVVEAIEIRADNPAQASGHVGNYRPKKTLLVVHGGSTKVNRFACEQERVDVLAHPMAGRGDVNHVLAKAAARNNVRLEFNFGDVLRRHGGPRVQALQNLRKLRELVEYYDAPFVVSGDPHTHLELRAPRELVALGEAIGFSRDQVERGLTEWGEIVAHNREVQRADFIEPGVRRGRYEEVSE, encoded by the coding sequence ATGTACGAAGCAGTTCACGCACACCCCGACGGCGACAGCACGGTCGCCAGATTCGCCACCACGGCAGCGACGTACGGCTACGACGGCATCGTCGTTCGTAATCACGGCGACGCAGACGTCACGTTCGACGCACCTGCCCTGAGCGAAGCGACCGGCATCGACGTCGTCGAGGCAATCGAAATTCGCGCCGACAACCCCGCACAGGCGAGCGGTCACGTCGGGAACTACCGCCCGAAGAAGACGCTGCTCGTCGTCCACGGTGGGTCGACGAAGGTGAACCGCTTCGCGTGCGAGCAAGAGCGCGTGGACGTCCTCGCCCACCCGATGGCCGGGCGCGGCGACGTGAACCACGTCCTCGCGAAAGCGGCCGCCCGAAACAACGTCCGTCTCGAATTCAACTTTGGCGACGTGCTTCGCCGCCACGGCGGCCCCCGCGTGCAGGCGCTCCAGAATCTCAGAAAACTGCGCGAACTCGTCGAGTACTACGACGCCCCGTTCGTCGTGAGCGGTGACCCGCACACCCACCTCGAACTCCGCGCTCCCCGCGAACTCGTCGCACTCGGGGAGGCGATTGGCTTCTCGCGCGACCAGGTCGAACGCGGTCTCACGGAGTGGGGGGAGATTGTGGCGCACAATCGCGAGGTCCAGCGTGCGGACTTCATCGAACCCGGCGTCCGCCGCGGGCGCTACGAGGAGGTCTCAGAATGA
- a CDS encoding Rpp14/Pop5 family protein: protein MKHLPKHIRPRWRYLAVHLETWPDARLDRGTFQRHVWYAAQNLHGDPGGADLDMKVIRFAFDDGIGHAIVRTRRGEEDRARAALACLHEIDGESVGVRVAGISGTVRACEEKYIGRRRVKPTQRKVVFAGADATAVERGSRVDVRLDGAFVGATELDLE, encoded by the coding sequence ATGAAGCACTTGCCAAAGCACATCCGCCCCCGGTGGCGCTACCTCGCCGTCCACCTCGAAACGTGGCCGGATGCGCGTCTCGACCGGGGGACGTTCCAGCGTCACGTCTGGTACGCCGCCCAGAACCTCCACGGCGACCCCGGCGGGGCGGACCTGGACATGAAGGTGATTCGCTTTGCGTTCGACGACGGAATCGGCCACGCCATCGTCAGGACACGCCGCGGGGAGGAGGACCGTGCCCGAGCGGCGCTTGCGTGCCTCCACGAAATCGATGGCGAATCGGTGGGCGTACGCGTCGCCGGAATCAGTGGGACGGTGCGTGCTTGTGAAGAAAAGTATATAGGTCGCCGAAGGGTAAAACCGACACAGAGAAAAGTCGTCTTCGCAGGCGCAGACGCAACCGCCGTCGAACGGGGTTCCCGGGTCGACGTGCGGTTAGATGGCGCGTTTGTTGGGGCGACAGAACTCGATCTCGAGTGA
- the psmA gene encoding archaeal proteasome endopeptidase complex subunit alpha has product MQGQAQQQAYDRGITIFSPDGRLYQVEYAREAVKRGTASIGVRTTDGIVLAVDKRIRSPLMERTSVEKIHKADDHIGIASAGHVADARQLIDFARRQAQINQLRYGEPIGVETLTKEVTDHIQQYTQVGGARPFGVALIIGGIENGRPRLYETDPSGTPYEWKALAVGADRGEIQDFLEANYADDMDLDAGVGLALRALAQVNDGKLRPEGIGVATISLDEDFAELDDESVESYLTELDLLDTSTDEE; this is encoded by the coding sequence ATGCAGGGACAAGCCCAACAGCAGGCATACGACCGCGGAATTACGATTTTCTCCCCGGACGGACGCCTCTACCAGGTCGAGTACGCCCGTGAGGCGGTCAAGCGAGGGACGGCGAGCATCGGTGTCCGGACGACGGACGGCATCGTGCTCGCAGTCGACAAGCGCATTCGCTCGCCGCTCATGGAGCGCACTAGCGTCGAAAAGATTCACAAGGCCGACGACCACATCGGCATCGCGAGCGCCGGGCACGTCGCAGACGCTCGCCAGCTCATCGACTTCGCCCGCCGCCAGGCGCAGATTAACCAACTGCGCTACGGCGAGCCAATCGGCGTCGAGACGCTGACGAAGGAAGTCACCGACCACATCCAGCAGTACACGCAGGTCGGTGGCGCACGCCCGTTCGGCGTCGCGCTCATCATCGGCGGCATCGAGAACGGCCGCCCACGTCTCTACGAGACGGACCCCTCCGGCACGCCGTACGAGTGGAAAGCCCTCGCCGTCGGCGCAGACCGCGGCGAGATTCAGGACTTCCTCGAAGCGAACTACGCAGATGACATGGACTTAGACGCCGGCGTCGGTCTCGCGCTTCGCGCACTCGCACAGGTCAACGACGGCAAACTCCGTCCAGAGGGTATCGGTGTCGCCACCATCTCCCTCGACGAGGACTTCGCCGAACTCGACGACGAGTCGGTCGAATCCTACCTGACCGAACTCGACCTCCTCGACACCTCCACCGACGAGGAATAA
- a CDS encoding ribosome assembly factor SBDS — MISLDEAVTARLESHGARFEVLVDPDAALAIKRDEFKGDLEDVIAADDVFEDASRGDRPAEEDLEKAFGTTDPMEIIPEVIKRGEIQITAEQRREMQEQKRKQLIATIARNAINPQMDDAPHPPDRIEKALEQAGFKVDPMERVENQVEDALEALRPVIPIRFDTVTIAAKIPAQYAGSAQARIRKFGDLDREEWQNDGSWVGVLTFPAGLQNDFYSLVNELSSGEAETQIIKDEDDIKTR, encoded by the coding sequence ATGATTTCACTTGACGAGGCCGTCACCGCTCGGCTCGAATCGCACGGTGCTCGATTCGAAGTTCTCGTAGACCCAGACGCCGCCCTCGCTATCAAACGCGACGAATTCAAGGGTGACCTGGAAGACGTCATCGCCGCAGACGACGTGTTCGAGGACGCCTCCCGAGGCGACCGACCGGCAGAAGAGGACCTCGAGAAGGCCTTCGGGACGACAGACCCGATGGAAATCATCCCCGAGGTCATCAAACGCGGTGAGATACAGATTACCGCAGAGCAGCGCCGGGAGATGCAAGAACAGAAGCGCAAACAGCTCATCGCGACCATCGCCCGCAACGCCATCAACCCGCAGATGGACGACGCCCCCCACCCGCCAGACCGCATCGAGAAGGCCTTGGAGCAGGCGGGATTCAAGGTCGACCCGATGGAGCGCGTCGAAAACCAGGTCGAAGACGCCCTAGAGGCGCTGCGCCCAGTCATCCCGATTCGCTTCGACACGGTCACCATCGCGGCGAAGATTCCGGCCCAGTACGCAGGCAGCGCACAGGCTCGCATCCGGAAGTTCGGCGACTTAGACCGCGAGGAGTGGCAAAACGACGGCTCGTGGGTCGGCGTCCTGACCTTCCCTGCAGGGTTGCAAAACGACTTCTACAGCCTGGTAAACGAACTGTCGAGCGGGGAAGCAGAGACCCAGATAATAAAGGACGAAGACGACATAAAAACGCGGTAG
- a CDS encoding mechanosensitive ion channel family protein — protein MFGQFGAPFGLPTALADYQEVLAEIVAFLVGATIVYFVGRILLSPLILRVVRARNHNNPTIETAVETYLKVAFALLAIFTGIIAAGHGDVLTGSAVIIAALTFLLGISGQEVFGSLISGMFLVADPDFNVGDWISWSGGAGTIEAVDFRVTRIRTANNETITVPNTELTTNSLTRPFGRATFRVTERAFVPYNEDTEQALLALQQVAANQPQALSDPAPNSRITDLGANAITLQAEFWVDDPARSNVATIRSDFRRELKRRFEEAGLTLAPPSGQELSGSIRVEREAVEN, from the coding sequence ATGTTCGGTCAATTCGGGGCTCCCTTCGGACTGCCCACAGCACTCGCAGATTACCAGGAGGTTCTCGCCGAAATCGTCGCGTTCCTCGTCGGAGCGACAATCGTCTATTTCGTCGGCAGAATTCTCCTCTCACCGCTCATCCTTCGGGTCGTCAGGGCGCGCAATCACAACAACCCGACTATCGAGACGGCAGTCGAGACGTACCTCAAGGTCGCCTTCGCGCTCCTCGCCATCTTCACGGGCATCATCGCTGCCGGACACGGGGACGTTCTCACCGGGTCTGCGGTCATCATCGCTGCGCTCACCTTCTTGCTCGGTATCTCCGGTCAGGAGGTGTTCGGGTCGCTCATCAGTGGCATGTTCCTCGTCGCGGACCCCGATTTCAACGTCGGCGACTGGATTTCGTGGTCGGGCGGGGCAGGCACCATAGAGGCGGTCGACTTTCGGGTGACGCGGATTCGGACCGCGAACAACGAGACGATAACCGTCCCGAACACCGAACTCACGACCAACTCGCTCACGCGTCCGTTCGGTCGGGCGACGTTTCGCGTCACCGAGCGGGCGTTCGTCCCGTACAACGAGGACACAGAACAGGCACTCTTGGCGCTACAGCAGGTGGCGGCGAATCAGCCACAGGCACTCTCGGACCCGGCTCCGAACTCGCGCATCACCGACCTCGGAGCGAACGCCATCACCCTCCAGGCTGAGTTCTGGGTGGACGACCCCGCACGGAGCAACGTCGCGACGATTCGCTCTGACTTCAGACGCGAGTTGAAACGTCGGTTCGAAGAGGCGGGACTGACCCTCGCCCCGCCGTCGGGCCAGGAACTCTCCGGGTCGATTCGTGTCGAACGCGAGGCTGTCGAGAACTGA
- a CDS encoding FUN14 domain-containing protein has translation MVDINLQQLGIEAGGGALIGAIIGFAAKKVAKLIAVIIGLELALFKFLESRQILTVDWERLTAGFVKVGEEATSATPPSWLTSILETLSVGAAFTAGFLLGFRKG, from the coding sequence ATGGTGGATATCAACCTCCAACAACTCGGCATCGAAGCCGGGGGTGGTGCCCTCATCGGGGCGATAATCGGCTTTGCGGCCAAGAAGGTGGCAAAGCTCATCGCCGTCATCATCGGCCTCGAACTTGCCCTGTTCAAATTCTTAGAATCGCGCCAGATTCTCACCGTCGACTGGGAGCGACTCACCGCCGGTTTCGTCAAGGTCGGCGAGGAAGCCACGTCTGCGACCCCGCCGTCGTGGCTCACGTCGATTCTCGAAACGCTCTCGGTTGGAGCCGCCTTCACCGCCGGCTTCCTCCTTGGCTTCCGCAAAGGATAG
- the hflX gene encoding GTPase HflX: MKAVIVKRVDRGSADVGEICDLAQAAGYTVAGTLTQTREQDAALHIGSGKADELADLVVQTGAGIVIFDNRLGPYQVFNLGKRLPDGVEVVDRFKLVLEIFGQRARTRKAQLQVELANLRYELPRAEAKASLAKRDERPGFMGLGEYDQNRERDIKSQISRVRDELSRIEQREEQRREHRRETGFDLVALAGYTNAGKSTLLRQLARDIEVDENDDLHPDIEATAESEDRLFTTLGTTTRRADMERNVLVTDTVGFIINLPHWLVESFKSTLDAVYHADLVLLVVDVSEPIEDIREKLVTCHDTLYERNEAPIVTVLNKADAVEQAEIQEKIEALSALAPDPVVISAKEDLNMDLLRDRIERALPPFEHERLVLPMTDETMSLVSWIHDNARVNDVDYGDQVIVDFEARPAIVEKSRSKAGDLPVAESA; the protein is encoded by the coding sequence ATGAAGGCCGTTATCGTCAAACGCGTCGACCGGGGGAGTGCCGATGTTGGAGAGATCTGTGACCTCGCGCAAGCGGCCGGCTACACTGTCGCTGGCACGCTCACGCAAACGCGCGAGCAGGACGCCGCCCTCCACATCGGTTCAGGGAAAGCGGACGAACTCGCCGACCTCGTCGTCCAGACGGGAGCCGGCATCGTCATTTTCGACAATCGGCTTGGACCGTATCAGGTGTTCAACCTCGGAAAGCGCCTCCCAGACGGTGTCGAGGTCGTAGACCGCTTCAAACTCGTCCTCGAAATCTTCGGCCAGCGGGCTCGCACGCGCAAAGCACAGTTGCAGGTCGAACTCGCGAATCTTCGGTACGAACTGCCGCGAGCGGAAGCAAAAGCCAGCCTCGCAAAGCGCGACGAGCGTCCGGGGTTCATGGGACTCGGTGAGTACGACCAGAACCGCGAACGTGACATCAAATCGCAGATTTCCCGCGTCCGCGACGAACTCTCGCGCATCGAACAGCGCGAAGAGCAGCGCCGCGAGCACCGCCGGGAGACGGGATTCGACCTCGTCGCCCTCGCCGGGTACACGAACGCGGGTAAATCGACGCTTCTGCGCCAACTCGCCCGCGACATCGAGGTCGACGAAAACGACGACTTACACCCCGACATCGAGGCGACCGCCGAGTCTGAAGACCGCCTCTTTACGACGCTCGGAACCACGACCCGGCGGGCAGACATGGAGCGAAACGTCCTCGTCACGGACACGGTTGGGTTCATCATCAACCTCCCCCACTGGCTGGTCGAATCGTTCAAATCCACGCTGGATGCGGTGTACCACGCAGACCTCGTGCTCCTCGTCGTGGACGTTTCAGAGCCAATCGAGGACATTCGCGAAAAACTCGTCACCTGCCACGACACGCTCTACGAGCGCAACGAAGCACCCATCGTCACCGTCTTGAACAAGGCAGACGCGGTCGAACAGGCGGAGATTCAGGAGAAAATCGAGGCGCTCTCCGCGCTCGCACCTGACCCCGTCGTCATCAGCGCGAAGGAGGACCTGAACATGGACCTCCTGCGCGACCGTATCGAACGCGCCCTGCCACCGTTCGAACACGAGCGCCTCGTCCTCCCGATGACGGACGAAACCATGAGTCTCGTCTCGTGGATTCACGACAACGCCCGCGTCAACGACGTGGATTACGGCGACCAAGTCATCGTAGACTTCGAGGCGCGGCCAGCCATCGTCGAAAAGTCCCGCTCGAAGGCTGGCGACCTGCCAGTTGCAGAATCAGCCTGA